GGTGCAGCGCGCTGACGATCCCGGTGGCGCCCGCCTGGGCGGCGTCCTGCACCGTCACCCGGTCCAGGGGGCCGAACCAGCGCCAGGTATGTCTCATGTCTCGTCTCCGAAGGTCAGGTGGACCTTGCAGGCCATGCTGCGGTCCGAGGCCAGTTCGAACGCCTCGACCGCGCGGGCCAGCGGCAGCGAATGGCTGATGATCGGGCGCACGTCGATTTCGCGCGACCCGATCAGCCGGGCGGCCACGGCGAATTCGTCATGAAACCGCTGCGATCCGCGCCAGGTGATTTCCTTGCCGACCAGCGCATTCAGCGGGATCGTCATGTCCCCCGTGACGCCGACCTGGATCAGCACCCCGCGCGGGCGCAGGACGGCAAAGGCGTTGCGCAGCGCGGAAGCGGCGGCCGAGCAATCGAACAGCAGATCGACCTGCCCCTTCCCTTCGGCCAGCGGCTCCATGGCCGCGGCATCGGATGCGACGTTGATCGTCTGCGCGGCGCCCATCGCCCGCGCCCGTTCCAGCGCCGCGTCGGTCAGGTCGGTGACGATCACCTCGGTCGCGCCGGCGTGGCGGGCGGCGGCTAGGACCAGCAGCCCGATCGGCCCGGCCCCGGTGATCATCACGCGCAGACCCGCCAGATCGCCCAGCAGGGCGACCGCCTGCGAAACGGCATGCAGGCAGACGGCCAGCGGCTCGGTGCAGGCTGCCTCGGCCGGGGTGGTGCCTTGCGGAAAGGCCTGGACCTGCGCGGCGGGGACAACCAGCAGGTCGCGGAACATGCCCTGCGCATGGGGCAGGCGCATCGCGCTGCCCATGAACTGCATGTTCAGGCAATGGATCGGCTGGCCCCTGGCGCAGTATTCGCATGTCCCGCAGGGCTGCGAGGGGTTGACGGCGACCAGCGTGCCGGGCGCCGGGCCGTCCACCCCCAGCCCCAGCGCCGCGACATGGCCCGATGCCTCGTGGCCCGCAATGATCGGCTGTCGCACCCTGACGGGGCCGAAGCCGCCATCGTGGTAATAATGCAGGTCCGATCCGCAGATGCCGCCCGCGGCCATGCGCAGCAGCACCTGCCCCTTGCCCGGCATCGGGGCGGGTTCGGTTTCCACGCGCAGGTCATGCGCGGCGTAAAGGCGGGCGACGCGATTCATCGGATCAGTCCCAGCTGGGTCGGCAGCCATGTCGTCAGCGCCGGCACGAAGGTGATGATCAGCAGCGCGACGAACAGCGGGATCATCCAGGGCAGGATCGCCAGCGCGGTGCGTTCCACCGACATCCTGGAAATGCGCGCCAGCACGAACAGCACCATCCCCACGGGCGGGGTCAGCAGGCCGATCATCAGGTTCAGCGTCAGGATCACGCCCAGATGCACCGGGTCGATCCCGTATTTCGCCGCGACCGGCATCAGGATCGGGACGAGGATCGAGATCGCGGCGATGGTGTCCAGGAACGCGCCCACGATCAGCAGCAGGATGTTCACCACGATCAGGAAGGTCCACCAGTTGTCGGTCAGCGCGAACATCGCGTCCGAAAACACCTGTGCCGCCTGGCTGACGGTCAGCAGCCAGGCAAAGATCGACGCGGCCGTGACGATGAAGAGGACCGAGGCGGTCGTCTCGATCGTGTCGAAGGACGCCTTGGCCAGCGTGCGGAAGGTCATCGTGCGATAGCGGACAAGGCCCAGGAACAGCGACCAAAGGACGGCCGCGACGGCGGCCTCGGTGGGCGTGAACCAGCCCATCGTCATGCCGCCGATCAGCAGCACCGGCGCCATCAGCGCCATGACGGCATGCCAGTTGAAATAGCAGTCAAGCGCGATCAGGCCCGCCAGCGCGACGATCACCGCGACGTTGATCGACAGCCCCGCCTGGATCAGCAGCCACACGGCCAGCGGAAAGCTCATCACGATCAGCACTTCCAGTCCGGCCTTGCCCAGCTCGCGCAGATCGAAGGGCGTGTCCGACCCCCAGCCATGGCGGCGGGCGAACAGCCACACGGTCAGCATCATCAGCGAGGTCATCACGATGCCGGGCAGGATGCCGGCCATGAACAGCGCGCCGATGGATGCGTTGGCCATCATCCCGTAGATGACGAAGGGCAGCGAGGGCGGAAAGATCGGGCCCAGCGTGGCCGATGCGGCGGTGACGCCCACCGCAGCCTCGACCGGATAGCCGTGGTCCTTCATCGCCTTGATCTCGATGGTGCCGATGCCGGCCGCGTCGGCCAGCGCCGTGCCGGACATGCCGGAAAACACCACCGAGCCGATGATGTTCACCTGCGCCAGCCCGCCCTTCATCCAGCCGACCAGCGACAGGGCAAAGTGATAGATGCGTCCCGTGACGCCCGCGATGTTCATCAGGTTGCCGGCCAGGATGAAGAACGGCACCGCGATCAGGGGAAAGCTTTCCACCCCCGCGATCATCCGCTGCGCCGCGACGATGTCGGGCGCGGTGCCGGTGACCAGCAGATAGATCAGCGAGGCGACCGCCATGGCGATGGCGACGGGCGTTCCGACGATCATCAGGCCCAGGAAAGAGCCGATCAGCAACAGCATGGGTCAGACTCCGATCGGGCCGGCGTCCTCGTCCACGGCGCGGCCGTGGCGCAGGTCGCGGACAAAGCGTTGCAGCGCGCGCAGCGCCATCAGGATGAAGGCGGCGAGGACGGAATAGAAGACGATGCCCCGCGGCAGATCGACGGTGACCATCCGTTCGGACCCGACAATCTCGATATAACGCCAGAACAGCCAGGCCATGTAGGCAAAAAAGCCGATCGAGATCAGGTCGACGACAACCTGCAGCACGCGCACCGCCCCCGCAGGCAGAAAGCGATAGAGCAGATCGACCGCAATATGCCGGCCCATGCGCACGCACATCGCCGCGCCGACAAAGACGATCACCACAAGGCAGTTGGCCGCGATCTCCTCGGTCCAGGCGAGGCTGTTGTTCAGCACATAACGGGTGAAGAACTGCAGGAACACGCACAGCGCCATCAGCCAGAACAGGGCCAGCGTGACCCAGTCCTCGATCCGGTAAGGGGACAGATCGACCTCGCTGGCGCCTTCATCCTCGAAGGCATGCGCCATTTCCGCGACGCTGACGGGGTGGTGCGGCTGGTGGCTCATTCGGCCGGTCCTTGGCAATCTGGGTTGGGGACAGGGGGCCGGGCGGGCCGGCCCCCGGCGCCGGTCACTGGACGGCGCGGATCGCTTCCCAGTCGGCCTTTTCATAGCCGAACTTGTCGAAGGGCACCTTTTCCAGAACGGTCTTCTCGAAGTCGGGCCTGTCCACCTCGGCCACGTTCAGGCCCTTGGCCTTGAAATCCTCGGCCAGCTTCGCCTCGCGCTCCTCGATGATCTTGGTGGTGCGCTCGGCGGCCTGCATCATCACCTCGGTGAAGATCTGCTTGTCGGCATCCGACAGGGCGGACCAGGCCGACTTGCTGACGACCGTGTTCAGGTGATCGACGATATGGCCGGTCAGGGCGATGTTCTTCTGCACCTCGTAGAACTTCTTGGCGTCGATGGCGGTCAGGGGGTTTTCCTGCGCCTCGACCGTGCCGTTCTGCAGGGCCAGATAGACCTCGGCAAAGGCGATGGGGGTGGTGTTGGCCCCGCAGGCCTGCGGCATCGCCAGATAGGCCGGCACGTCGGGGACGCGGATCTTGAGGCCCGCCATGTCGGCGCAGGCCTTGATCTGCCGGTCCGAGGTGGTGGTGTGCCGCGTGCCGTAATAGGTCGTGGCGGCGATGTGGTTGCCGGTCTTTTCCTCGTAACCCGCCGTCAGCGTCTTGTAGATGTCGCTTTTCGTGTAGGCGAGCAGATGCGAGGGATCGCGGAAGATATAGGGATAGTAGGTCACCCCGATCCTGGGAAAGTCCCGCGCCTGAAAGCTGGAGCCAGAGATGATGATGTCCACGGTCCCCATCTTGAGGCCCTGGTTCAGGTCGTTTTCCTTGCCCAGTTGCGAGGCGGGAAAGACGTCGATCTTGTAGCGGCCCTCCGTGCGCTTGGCGATCTCCTCGGCGGCCCAGACCGATTCGGTGTGGAACGGCTCGCTCGCCTCATAGACATGGGCCCATTTCAGCACGGTTTCGGCATGCGCGATGGCGGTGCTGGCCAGCAGCGCGGCGGCGCCCAAAAGGGCCTTCAGGGTCGATTTCATGCGGTTCCTCCCCGGTTGCATGTCTGTCGTTGTCAGCTGTCCAGCGCCTCGGCCGCGCGGGCCTCGGCGAAGGTTTCGGTAAAGCGGCGGCGCGACTGGGCCAGGTGCCGGCGCATCGCCTCGCGCGCGGCGGCGGGATCGCCCGCGGCGATGGCGTCGCGGATCGCGCCGTGTTCGGCCAGCGCGCAGCGCCATGTGGGCGGGCCTTCGAAATGTCCGGCCAGCCTGCTGAACAGGGGCGAAAGGCGCTTGGCAACGATGTCGGATGTCAGGCGCGCCAGCAGCGCGTTTCCCGTGCCATCGGCGATGGCCACGTGGAAGGCCGCGTCGATCGGGATGACGCGCGCCCGGTCATCCGTCGCCGCGGCCATGTCGCGCAGATTGGCATCAAGCGCCGCGATCAGCGCCGGCGTTGCGCGCCGCGCCGCCTCCTCGGCGATGGCGCTTTCCAGAACGCCCCGCGCCTCGAGGATCTCGAACGGGCCTTCGCTTTCCAGGGGATCGCTGTCCGTCCGGCGCGGGCCGTTGGCCATGTAGATGCCCGACCCCTTCCTGATCTCGACCCTGCCCTCGACCTCCAGCGCGATCAGCGCCTCGCGCAGCGAGGGGCGCGAGACCTGAAGGCGATCGGCCAGCTCGCGCTCGGAAGGCAGCCGGTCCCCCGCGCACAGCCCTTCGGCTGCGGCCAGCGACTGGATCAGGTCGGCAACCTGGCGCCACGGCCTGCGTGGCGGCGTGTCGATGCGCATTGTTCCCCCCTGCCATGACCGGCCCTGCCCTGCGCCTCCTCAAGCGATTCACGGGCAAAGTGGTCTGACCACCGGATGAAAGGTCATCTTGGCAAGGGGGTCAAGAAAAATCTGGTATACCGTTCAGCCGATCGGGGCAGTCAGCCCATGATCTGCGGCAAAGGCCGCAAAGGCCTGGGCCGTCGCCGGGTCCAGCGTCACGCCCTTGGCCCGCCGTTCGGCAGCGACAGACCATTCACGATCGCCTGGCGCCATTACCCGGCCCCCCTGGCGGGCCAGCGATCCGCGCAGCCGGTCGAGATAGCGGCGCATCCCTGCATCGAACGCGGCGCGGTCGAGGAATGCCTCCGGGTTCAGCGCCATCACGAAGCAGCCAAGCAGGCGGGGGCTGGCAAGATCCGGCCCCGCCATCGGCGGGATGTCAAAGCTGAGCCGCATCCCCGTCAGCACCGCCGACAGGATCTCGGCCAGCCCGGCCAGCGCCGCGCCCTTGAAGCCGAATTCCCCGCCAAGCGGCGCCAGCATGTCGGCCGCCTGCGCATCCGCGGTGTCGATGCCCTGCCCATCCGAGGCGACGCCCGGCGGCAGCTCGATCCCGAGGCTGCGATACAGCAGCACACGGTTATAGGGGATCGCGCTGGTCGCCATGTCCAGCAGCCATGGCTCGCCTTGCGGCACCGGCACCGCCGCGGCGATCGGATTGGTGCCGTGAAAGCGTTCGGCCCCCTCATGCAGCCGCACGAAGCTGTCGGAATTGCAGAAGGCCAGCCCGACAAAGCCGCGCCGCGCCGCATCCAGCGCATAGGCCCCCCCTGCGCCGAAATGCGAATTGTTGCGCACCGCCACCGCGCCCAGGCCGTATTGCCGCGCCAGTTCGCAGGCGCGCTGCATCCCGTGATAGGCCCCCACGGCGCCGTGCGCGTGGTCGGCATCCAGCACCTCGACCGCCCCGAACCCGCCGACCACCCGCAGGTTCGGATTGCGGTTCAGCCGCCCGCCCTGCAGCGCGGACAGGTAATGCGGCAGCAGCCGCACGCCGTGGCTGTCCACCCCCAGCTCGCTTGCATGCATCATTGCCCGCGTCGCCGCGTCCACGGTGGCATCATCCGCGCCCACGGCGGCAAGGGCGCTGCGGCAGAAGATATCGAGTTCGGAAAGGCTGACCGTGTCGTGCATGAAAGATCCTCGGCTTTTCTCAGGCCAGCTTTGCACGGCGGCGGGGAAGATCAACGAGGGTATTTCGCGCCGATCCTCATTTGGCCCCCTTGCTCGAAACCGTCCCGCGCTTTCAGGAACCATGGCCCTCGGCCTTTTCGCGGGCAGGATGCCCGCCCTTGCGGGTCATGCTGGCCCTGTCCCGGCCGCTGAGGCGGAAGAAAGCTGACGCATCACGGGGATGGAGGGGGGCAGAACGGCCGGCTGATCCCCTGGGGCGGGTTGCGGCGATGTGCCGATCGCCCCGGCAGGCGCTTTGCCGGGCAGACCGCGCAAGGCCCCCCAAGGGCCGGCCCTTTCGCTCAGCCAGCCGCGGTCACGCAGCGGGTGTTCCAGCCGGAGCAGGCCTCGCGCAGCGGCGCGGGCAAGGGCGCCTCGGTCACGACCGCGTCCAGATCGGCCAGCGAGACGACCCGCACGGGGGCCGAACGGTCCAGCTTGCTGAGGTCGGTGACAAGGATGCGGGTGCGCGCCTGGCGCAGGATGGTGCGGCTGACGCGCACCTCGGCCAGGTCGAAATCCAGCACATCGCCGTCTGCGTCCAGCGCCGAACAGCCGACAACGGCGAAATCGACCTTGAAGTTGGTCAGCAGCTCGCTGGTCAGATCGCCGATCAGCCCGCCATCCGACCGCCGCACCCGCCCGCCCGCCACGATCACCTCGCAGCTGTCGTTTTCCGTCAGGATATTGGCGACATTCATGTTGTTGGTGACAACCGTCAGGCTGCGATGGTTGAGCAGCGCGCGCGCCACCGCCTCGGTCGTGGTGCCGATGTTCAGGATCAGCGAGGAATTGTCGGGGATCAGGGCGGCGCAGGCGCGGCCGATCGCCTCCTTCGCGCCCTGGTGCAGGCCGCGCCGCGCCTCATAGCCAAGATTGGCGACACCCGCGACCAGCACGGCCCCGCCATGCACGCGGTCCATCAGCCCCTGCCCGGCCAGCTCGCCCAGATCGCGGCGGATGGTCTGCACCGACACGTCGAACCGCGCGGCCAGATCCTCGACCCCAACCTTGCCCGTCGCGCGGGCAAGGTTGACGATGTCGCGTTGCCGGATGCTGAGCGCCATGGCGGACCTTTCCTTTGCGGCAAGGGCTAGCACGGCCCCGGCCGGCTGCAAAACGAAAGCGGACGACAAAAAACGAAAATAGGTGATTGACCAATCCTGCCTTCCCGTGATCGTTTCAGGCAGGGGGGAGCGATGAGCGAAACGACCGACCTGTTCATCATCGGCGGCGGCATCAATGGCTGCGGCATCGCCCGTGACGCCGCGGGGCGCGGGCTGAGCGTCCGTCTGGCCGAGCAGGGCGATCTGGCCGGGGCCACGTCCTCGGCCTCGACCAAGCTGTTCCATGGCGGGCTGCGCTATCTGGAATTCCTCGAACTGCGGCTGGTGCGCGAGGCGCTGCAGGAACGCGAAACGCTGCTGCGCGCCATGCCGCATATCAGCTGGCCCATGCGCTTCGTGCTGCCGCTCGACCCCGAGATGCGGTTCGAAAGCCACACGCCCGTCTCGCGCATCATGCAGGCGATCATGCCCTGGCAACGCGGGCGCCGCCCGAACCTGATGATCCGCGCGGGGCTGTTCCTTTATGACAACCTGGGCAAGCGGCGCATCCTGCCGGGGACGGATTCCTATCCCCTGCACGGCCGACCCGAGGGCGCGCCGCTGCAACCGCGCCTGGCGCGGGCCTATGAATACAGCGACTGCTGGGTGGATGACGCGCGTCTGGTGGTGCTGAACGCCCGCGACGCCGCCGCACGCGGCGCCGACATCCTGACCCGCGCCCGCGTGGCCGAGGCGCGGCGGCAAGGCGATCTGTGGCATATCCGCATGCAGGACGGGAGCAGTCATCGCGCCAGGCTGCTGGTCAATGCCGCGGGCCCCTGGGTCGGCGACGTGATCAGGGGCATCGCCCGCCTGCCCAGCGACGAAGGCGTGCGCCTTGTCCGGGGCAGCCATATCATCACCCGCAGCCTGTTCGACCACGGCAAATCCTATTTCTTCCAGGGGCCGGACGGGCGCATCATCTTTGCCATCCCCTATGAGGGGGATTTTACCCTGATCGGCACCACCGACGTGGATCATGCCGGCGCCCCCGGCGAGGCCCGCTGTTCGGATGCCGAGCGTGATTATCTGCTGGCCTTTGCCGCGCGCTATTTCCGCCGCCCGCCGACCGCGGCCGACGTGGTGTGGACCTATTCGGGGGTGCGCCCCCTCTATGACGACGGGGCCAAGTCGGCGACCGCGGCCACGCGGGATTATGTGCTGTCGCTGGACGAAAGCGGGCCGCCCTGCCTCAGCGTGTTCGGCGGCAAGATCACCACCTATCGCCGGCTGGCCGAATCGGCGCTAGAACGGATCGCGCCCCATGCCCCGCGCATGGGCGCGCCATGGACGGCGGGCGCAGCCCTGCCCGGCGGGGATTTCCCCGTCGATGGTGCGCCAGAGCTGATCGCCCGCCTGCGCGCCGCCTATCCCTTCCTGACCGCCGGATGGGCCAACCGCCTGGTGCGCGCCTATGGGACCGAGGCGGCGGCGGTGCTGGGCGGGGCCGCCGGCCCGGCCGATCTGGGCCGCGATTTCGGCGCCACGCTGACCGAGGCGGAATTGCGCTGGATGATGACGCGCGAATGGGCGCGCACGGCCGATGACGCGCTGTGGCGGCGATCAAAGCTGGGCCTGCGGCTGGACGCGGCGCAGCAGGCGGCTGTCGCCGCCTTCATGGAAAGCGAAAGGGCCGCCGCATGACGCTGGAACTGCGCGCCATCACCAGGGCGGCCCAGGGACAGGTCTGGATTCACCCGACCGACCTGACGCTGACACCCGGCAGCATGAATGTGCTGCTGGGGCCGACAACGGCGGGCAAGACGACGCTGATGCGCCTGATGGCGGGGCTGGATGCGCCCAGTGCGGGTCGCATCCTGTGGAACGGCGCGGATGTGACCGGCCAGCGGGTGCAGGATCGCAAGGTGGCGATGGTCTATCAGCAGTTCATCAACTATCCGGCGATGACGGTCTATGACAACATCGCCTCGCCCCTGCGCCTGCAAGGGCTGCCGCGCGCGCAGATCGACGCGCGCGTGCGCGAGACGGCCGATCTGATGCGCCTGACCCCGATGCTGGATCGCCGCCCGCTAGAGCTTTCGGGCGGCCAGCAGCAGCGCACGGCGCTGGCCCGCGCGCTGGTCAAGAATGCGGGCCTTGTCCTGCTGGACGAGCCGCTGGCCAACCTCGACTACAAGCTGCGCGAGGAACTGCGGGCCGAGATTCCGCGCATCTTTGCCCAGTCGGGCGCGATCTTCGTCTATGCCACGACCGAACCCGAGGAGGCGCTGCTCCTGGGCGGAAACACCGCGACGATGTGGGAAGGGCGCGTGACGCAGTTCGGCCCGACGCCGCAGGTCTATCGCGCGCCGGTCGATGCCACCACCGCCCGCGTCTTTGCCGACCCGCCGATGAACTTTGCCGCCGTGCGCGTGACGGGCGGGCAGGCCGATCTGGCGGGGCAGGCCCTGCCGGTGCCCGGTCTTGCGGATGGCAGCTATCAGGCCGGCTTCCGCGCGCCTCATCTGCGCCTGTTGCCGGTGCCGGGCGCGCTGCAATTCGCCGCGCGGGTGGATGCGAGCGAGATCACGGGGGCGGAAACCTATCTGCATCTGGACGTGGACGGCCGGCGCTGGACGCTGCTGGCCGAGGGGGTGCACGCCCTTGCCCCCGATCACCGGCTGACCGTCTGGCTCGATCCCGCCCATGTCTATCTGTTCGACGCGCAGGGCCGGCTGGCCCGCCCTGCCCCCTATGCGAGGGCAGCCTGATGGCGCGCATCACGCTGGACGATCTGGCGCACAGCTATCGCCCCGACCCGCGGGGGATGCGGACTATGCGCTCAAGCCCATGACGATGACGTGGCGCGATGGCGGGGCCTATGCGCTGCTCGGCTCGTCGGGCTGCGGCAAGACGACGCTGCTCAACATCATCTCGGGCCTGCTGACGCCGTCCCGCGGGCGGGTGCTGTTCGGGGATCGGGACGTGACGCATCTGGAAACGGCCGGGCGCAACATCGCGCAGGTGTTCCAGTTTCCGGTCGTCTACGACACGATGACCGTGCGGCAGAACCTTGCCTTTCCGCTGCGCAATCGCGGCGTGCCGGCGGCGCAGATCGCGGACCGCGTTCAGGCCATCGCCCGCATGATCGGCATGCAATCCCAGCTTGACCGCCGCGCCCGCGGGCTGAGCGCCGATGCCAAGCAGAAGATCAGCCTTGGCCGCGGCATGGTGCGCCAGGACGTGAACGCGATCCTGTTCGACGAGCCGCTGACCGTCATCGACCCCCACATGAAATGGGAGCTGCGCACCCAGATCAAGGCGCTGCACCGCCAATTCGGGCACACGATGATCTATGTCACCCATGACCAGACCGAGGCGCTGACCTTTGCCGACGAGGTCGTGGTGATGTCCGAGGGGCGCGTCGTGCAGGCCGGCACGCCGCAGGCGCTGTTCGAGCGGCCGGAACATACCTTTGTCGGCTATTTCATCGGCTCGCCCGGCATGAACCTGCTGCCCGCCCGCATCGCCGGGCGCGAGGCGCTGGTGGCCGGCACCGCCGTCGCGCTGACGGGCCACTATGCCCCGGCCGAGGGGCAGATCGGCATCCGCCCCGACGCCGTCCGGCT
Above is a genomic segment from Paracoccus contaminans containing:
- a CDS encoding L-idonate 5-dehydrogenase; translation: MNRVARLYAAHDLRVETEPAPMPGKGQVLLRMAAGGICGSDLHYYHDGGFGPVRVRQPIIAGHEASGHVAALGLGVDGPAPGTLVAVNPSQPCGTCEYCARGQPIHCLNMQFMGSAMRLPHAQGMFRDLLVVPAAQVQAFPQGTTPAEAACTEPLAVCLHAVSQAVALLGDLAGLRVMITGAGPIGLLVLAAARHAGATEVIVTDLTDAALERARAMGAAQTINVASDAAAMEPLAEGKGQVDLLFDCSAAASALRNAFAVLRPRGVLIQVGVTGDMTIPLNALVGKEITWRGSQRFHDEFAVAARLIGSREIDVRPIISHSLPLARAVEAFELASDRSMACKVHLTFGDET
- a CDS encoding TRAP transporter large permease — protein: MLLLIGSFLGLMIVGTPVAIAMAVASLIYLLVTGTAPDIVAAQRMIAGVESFPLIAVPFFILAGNLMNIAGVTGRIYHFALSLVGWMKGGLAQVNIIGSVVFSGMSGTALADAAGIGTIEIKAMKDHGYPVEAAVGVTAASATLGPIFPPSLPFVIYGMMANASIGALFMAGILPGIVMTSLMMLTVWLFARRHGWGSDTPFDLRELGKAGLEVLIVMSFPLAVWLLIQAGLSINVAVIVALAGLIALDCYFNWHAVMALMAPVLLIGGMTMGWFTPTEAAVAAVLWSLFLGLVRYRTMTFRTLAKASFDTIETTASVLFIVTAASIFAWLLTVSQAAQVFSDAMFALTDNWWTFLIVVNILLLIVGAFLDTIAAISILVPILMPVAAKYGIDPVHLGVILTLNLMIGLLTPPVGMVLFVLARISRMSVERTALAILPWMIPLFVALLIITFVPALTTWLPTQLGLIR
- a CDS encoding TRAP transporter small permease, which codes for MSHQPHHPVSVAEMAHAFEDEGASEVDLSPYRIEDWVTLALFWLMALCVFLQFFTRYVLNNSLAWTEEIAANCLVVIVFVGAAMCVRMGRHIAVDLLYRFLPAGAVRVLQVVVDLISIGFFAYMAWLFWRYIEIVGSERMVTVDLPRGIVFYSVLAAFILMALRALQRFVRDLRHGRAVDEDAGPIGV
- a CDS encoding sialic acid TRAP transporter substrate-binding protein SiaP → MKSTLKALLGAAALLASTAIAHAETVLKWAHVYEASEPFHTESVWAAEEIAKRTEGRYKIDVFPASQLGKENDLNQGLKMGTVDIIISGSSFQARDFPRIGVTYYPYIFRDPSHLLAYTKSDIYKTLTAGYEEKTGNHIAATTYYGTRHTTTSDRQIKACADMAGLKIRVPDVPAYLAMPQACGANTTPIAFAEVYLALQNGTVEAQENPLTAIDAKKFYEVQKNIALTGHIVDHLNTVVSKSAWSALSDADKQIFTEVMMQAAERTTKIIEEREAKLAEDFKAKGLNVAEVDRPDFEKTVLEKVPFDKFGYEKADWEAIRAVQ
- a CDS encoding FadR/GntR family transcriptional regulator yields the protein MRIDTPPRRPWRQVADLIQSLAAAEGLCAGDRLPSERELADRLQVSRPSLREALIALEVEGRVEIRKGSGIYMANGPRRTDSDPLESEGPFEILEARGVLESAIAEEAARRATPALIAALDANLRDMAAATDDRARVIPIDAAFHVAIADGTGNALLARLTSDIVAKRLSPLFSRLAGHFEGPPTWRCALAEHGAIRDAIAAGDPAAAREAMRRHLAQSRRRFTETFAEARAAEALDS
- a CDS encoding Ldh family oxidoreductase translates to MHDTVSLSELDIFCRSALAAVGADDATVDAATRAMMHASELGVDSHGVRLLPHYLSALQGGRLNRNPNLRVVGGFGAVEVLDADHAHGAVGAYHGMQRACELARQYGLGAVAVRNNSHFGAGGAYALDAARRGFVGLAFCNSDSFVRLHEGAERFHGTNPIAAAVPVPQGEPWLLDMATSAIPYNRVLLYRSLGIELPPGVASDGQGIDTADAQAADMLAPLGGEFGFKGAALAGLAEILSAVLTGMRLSFDIPPMAGPDLASPRLLGCFVMALNPEAFLDRAAFDAGMRRYLDRLRGSLARQGGRVMAPGDREWSVAAERRAKGVTLDPATAQAFAAFAADHGLTAPIG
- a CDS encoding DeoR/GlpR family DNA-binding transcription regulator — its product is MALSIRQRDIVNLARATGKVGVEDLAARFDVSVQTIRRDLGELAGQGLMDRVHGGAVLVAGVANLGYEARRGLHQGAKEAIGRACAALIPDNSSLILNIGTTTEAVARALLNHRSLTVVTNNMNVANILTENDSCEVIVAGGRVRRSDGGLIGDLTSELLTNFKVDFAVVGCSALDADGDVLDFDLAEVRVSRTILRQARTRILVTDLSKLDRSAPVRVVSLADLDAVVTEAPLPAPLREACSGWNTRCVTAAG
- the glpD gene encoding glycerol-3-phosphate dehydrogenase, with product MSETTDLFIIGGGINGCGIARDAAGRGLSVRLAEQGDLAGATSSASTKLFHGGLRYLEFLELRLVREALQERETLLRAMPHISWPMRFVLPLDPEMRFESHTPVSRIMQAIMPWQRGRRPNLMIRAGLFLYDNLGKRRILPGTDSYPLHGRPEGAPLQPRLARAYEYSDCWVDDARLVVLNARDAAARGADILTRARVAEARRQGDLWHIRMQDGSSHRARLLVNAAGPWVGDVIRGIARLPSDEGVRLVRGSHIITRSLFDHGKSYFFQGPDGRIIFAIPYEGDFTLIGTTDVDHAGAPGEARCSDAERDYLLAFAARYFRRPPTAADVVWTYSGVRPLYDDGAKSATAATRDYVLSLDESGPPCLSVFGGKITTYRRLAESALERIAPHAPRMGAPWTAGAALPGGDFPVDGAPELIARLRAAYPFLTAGWANRLVRAYGTEAAAVLGGAAGPADLGRDFGATLTEAELRWMMTREWARTADDALWRRSKLGLRLDAAQQAAVAAFMESERAAA
- a CDS encoding ABC transporter ATP-binding protein, whose product is MTLELRAITRAAQGQVWIHPTDLTLTPGSMNVLLGPTTAGKTTLMRLMAGLDAPSAGRILWNGADVTGQRVQDRKVAMVYQQFINYPAMTVYDNIASPLRLQGLPRAQIDARVRETADLMRLTPMLDRRPLELSGGQQQRTALARALVKNAGLVLLDEPLANLDYKLREELRAEIPRIFAQSGAIFVYATTEPEEALLLGGNTATMWEGRVTQFGPTPQVYRAPVDATTARVFADPPMNFAAVRVTGGQADLAGQALPVPGLADGSYQAGFRAPHLRLLPVPGALQFAARVDASEITGAETYLHLDVDGRRWTLLAEGVHALAPDHRLTVWLDPAHVYLFDAQGRLARPAPYARAA